From a single Pedosphaera parvula Ellin514 genomic region:
- a CDS encoding hybrid sensor histidine kinase/response regulator yields MNGPPQKQEQDVEQRIAELVAKMRETQQELQSLTGRQSLAVDVLQNEDQQREAEAAREKLGWNATLQRIAGKAARLGGWAIELPEYKLTWSDETCVIHDLPPGYQPTFEEGVSMFPVEYRDEVIRLVKNCAQEGTPYDFEVPKMTAKGRRIWVRSMGEAVRDAEGKIIRLQGAFQDITERKQAELDLCKSNRALRMLSACSEALTRISDEKQLLAEVCRLAVEIGGYRMAWVGYAQDDESRSIIPITHAGEEQGYLSGIKTSWSEDNITGRGPAGQTIRSRQAVVYEDITSHSDFLHWRENAQACGFRGVIFLPLRDEHRAFGLLGLYAGQVTQPGRDELKLLQELADDLAFGINSLRARAEHRIAEQKMAQQAALLDKARDAIFVRDLANLVLFWNKGAERVYGWNAVEVLGRSTSEFLSTDQRTFLPAVQALLQKGEWAGELQKKTKAGHVITVDCRWTLVRDERQEPNSVLCIETDITERKQLEANFLRAQRMESIGTLAGGIAHDLNNVFAPILMSVALLRMNMPDEESKDLLHTLQTSAQRGAELVKQVLSFARGVEGERIEVNPVHLMREILNVVRDTFPKSIVFNFLDKQDLWNVTGDPTQLHQVFLNLCVNARDAMPNGGDLTLKLENVVLDATYATTNPDSRPGAYVVVQVADTGAGIPPEIRDKIFEPFFTTKEFGKGTGLGLSTTLAIVKSHGGFIKVCSEVGQGTNFEVYLPANTTEAAAHQAAVEPTRLPLGNGELILVVDDEEGLRKIARRTLERFGYRVLLAAHGAEAVALYVQHSQEIAVVLTDMAMPIMDGPALILALKSLNPQARIIGSSGLTSADGLAKAVGAGVSHFVPKPYTAELMLKTLHEALNERPGGKKK; encoded by the coding sequence ATGAACGGCCCCCCCCAAAAGCAGGAGCAAGACGTTGAGCAGAGGATTGCCGAGCTCGTCGCCAAAATGCGCGAGACACAACAGGAGTTACAATCACTTACCGGTAGGCAGTCACTCGCCGTCGACGTCCTGCAAAACGAGGATCAGCAGCGAGAAGCAGAAGCAGCGCGGGAAAAATTGGGATGGAACGCAACTCTGCAGCGCATCGCTGGCAAGGCCGCACGCCTGGGTGGATGGGCGATCGAACTACCCGAATACAAACTCACCTGGTCGGATGAAACCTGCGTCATCCACGACTTGCCGCCCGGGTACCAGCCAACTTTTGAAGAGGGTGTCAGCATGTTTCCTGTCGAGTATCGGGACGAAGTCATCCGGCTTGTCAAAAATTGTGCACAGGAAGGCACGCCTTACGATTTCGAGGTTCCAAAAATGACCGCCAAGGGGCGGCGAATCTGGGTACGTTCCATGGGCGAAGCCGTACGTGATGCTGAGGGAAAAATTATCCGTCTGCAGGGAGCGTTTCAGGATATCACCGAGCGCAAACAGGCCGAGCTGGATTTGTGCAAGTCAAACCGGGCATTGCGGATGCTCAGTGCCTGCAGCGAAGCCCTCACCCGGATCTCTGATGAAAAGCAGCTACTCGCAGAAGTTTGCCGTCTGGCAGTGGAAATCGGAGGCTACCGCATGGCTTGGGTGGGCTATGCTCAAGATGATGAGTCTCGCTCCATCATCCCGATAACTCATGCGGGCGAGGAGCAAGGCTATTTGAGTGGGATTAAGACCAGTTGGTCCGAAGATAATATAACTGGCCGGGGACCCGCCGGACAGACCATTCGCAGCCGACAGGCCGTGGTCTATGAGGATATCACCAGTCATTCTGACTTTCTTCACTGGCGGGAAAACGCTCAAGCGTGCGGCTTTCGTGGCGTCATTTTTCTGCCCTTGCGCGATGAACACCGCGCGTTCGGTTTGCTCGGGCTTTATGCCGGCCAGGTTACCCAACCCGGGCGGGACGAGCTCAAACTGTTGCAGGAACTGGCCGATGATTTGGCTTTTGGCATCAACAGTCTGCGCGCGCGCGCAGAACACCGCATCGCCGAGCAAAAAATGGCACAGCAGGCGGCATTGCTTGATAAAGCCAGAGATGCAATTTTCGTCCGCGACCTCGCAAATCTGGTCTTGTTCTGGAATAAGGGCGCCGAGCGCGTTTATGGCTGGAACGCAGTTGAGGTACTCGGCCGCTCAACCAGCGAGTTTTTGTCTACCGACCAGCGCACTTTTTTGCCAGCCGTCCAGGCGTTGCTGCAAAAAGGCGAATGGGCTGGCGAACTTCAGAAGAAAACCAAAGCCGGTCATGTCATCACTGTGGACTGCCGTTGGACACTGGTGCGCGATGAGCGCCAGGAACCCAATTCAGTCCTCTGCATCGAAACGGACATTACCGAGAGGAAGCAACTGGAAGCCAACTTCCTCCGCGCTCAGCGTATGGAAAGCATCGGCACCCTGGCCGGTGGCATCGCGCACGATCTCAACAATGTGTTCGCGCCGATCCTGATGTCTGTCGCCCTTCTCCGGATGAATATGCCGGACGAGGAGTCAAAAGATTTGCTCCATACCTTGCAAACCAGCGCGCAGCGGGGAGCCGAGCTGGTGAAGCAAGTGCTTTCCTTCGCCCGCGGCGTCGAAGGCGAGCGCATCGAAGTCAATCCCGTCCATCTCATGCGTGAAATCTTGAACGTGGTGCGGGACACTTTCCCCAAATCCATCGTGTTTAATTTTTTGGATAAACAGGATCTCTGGAACGTGACGGGTGACCCCACCCAGCTGCATCAGGTTTTCCTGAATTTATGTGTCAATGCCCGTGATGCCATGCCCAATGGCGGCGATCTAACCCTAAAGTTGGAGAACGTTGTGCTGGACGCAACTTACGCCACAACGAACCCCGACTCCCGTCCCGGTGCCTATGTGGTCGTGCAAGTTGCAGACACAGGTGCCGGCATCCCTCCGGAGATTCGGGATAAAATCTTTGAGCCATTCTTCACCACGAAGGAATTCGGCAAGGGCACCGGCCTCGGCCTCTCCACCACCCTGGCGATTGTGAAAAGCCACGGCGGCTTCATCAAAGTTTGCAGCGAAGTTGGCCAAGGCACAAATTTCGAGGTCTATCTGCCCGCCAACACCACGGAGGCGGCGGCACATCAAGCCGCCGTTGAACCGACCAGGCTGCCGCTCGGCAATGGGGAGCTGATTCTGGTGGTAGACGATGAGGAAGGCCTTCGCAAAATTGCCCGGCGCACGCTGGAGCGTTTCGGTTACCGCGTCCTGCTGGCCGCCCATGGTGCGGAGGCCGTCGCCCTGTACGTCCAACATTCACAGGAAATCGCAGTTGTTCTAACCGACATGGCGATGCCAATCATGGATGGTCCCGCGCTGATCCTTGCTCTTAAGTCGCTGAATCCCCAGGCCCGCATCATCGGCTCCAGCGGCCTCACCTCCGCTGACGGCTTGGCCAAGGCGGTTGGTGCGGGCGTCAGCCATTTCGTGCCCAAACCTTATACCGCCGAACTCATGCTCAAGACTCTGCATGAGGCGTTGAACGAACGACCAGGCGGTAAAAAGAAATAG
- a CDS encoding c-type cytochrome domain-containing protein — protein sequence MKSLTLSVAITSVLAFSLFSASAAEEKAMDASKLPPAATKTGVSYATDIKPLLEKSCFKCHGPDKQKSKLRLDSIEAAIKGGENGPDIIAGKSEKSLLVFSVAHAGDEDDFMPPPKSKDTPQLTKEQVSLVRAWIDQGAK from the coding sequence ATGAAATCTTTAACTCTCAGTGTAGCGATTACCTCCGTTCTCGCTTTCTCCCTCTTTTCGGCCTCGGCAGCTGAGGAAAAGGCAATGGATGCGAGCAAACTCCCCCCTGCCGCCACCAAGACAGGTGTGAGCTACGCCACGGATATCAAACCGCTCCTCGAAAAATCCTGCTTCAAGTGCCACGGCCCAGACAAGCAGAAATCCAAACTCCGCCTCGACAGCATCGAAGCTGCCATCAAAGGTGGCGAAAATGGCCCTGACATCATCGCAGGCAAAAGCGAGAAGAGCCTGCTGGTTTTTTCTGTGGCACACGCCGGCGACGAAGACGACTTCATGCCCCCACCCAAGAGCAAGGACACCCCTCAGCTCACCAAGGAGCAGGTCAGCCTCGTCCGGGCCTGGATCGACCAGGGCGCCAAGTAA
- a CDS encoding FUSC family protein, with amino-acid sequence MSKSRNFANSLIEKITLRPDVSRALRSTVAFTIPLIVCHWLGRPQEAVFMAMVAQNLSLQDLRGAYPVRFSILAVMALVAAGSTLLGVLTANSTLSATLAMGAIALLGGCWRHLSADYGPSAAIFSTLMFLLGLSQPGGWPVGIHLLGLVALGAAIATVMQVGFWLFRPQHPSRYAVAETWVALSDLIASMQPSAKTNDPLRNEPFAARERELRVSLDRTFLILGAAEKHLQSPLLKHLEAMRREVVHFAMRILALNTSLEPIINRPDFARTLPVLDSVLKTLSETTRSVAVTLIVYRQENFAASRVRLRRCQHLIRVLDEQIAAISTDSDISQLRVSLEQIARVLPRVSAALGETVDHSPARLRFPSALPELSSRSIHSLAGWINPATQLDPVLLRHSARMAVLTMFAVALYKGFAIHRGYWIAFTIMVVLQPDYGSTRQRAGARIGGTVTGVILASLLFWIQLPLFLLDGMAALMSFGFAYFLRRKYWVAIFFVTIMIVILTDTTGPVHADFTIARLLSTLLGGALALVAALLFWPDWEREKFPALLAAAVRANRNYIDAMSVWLGVAESTKTTPLMAKRRAENANRFAAASLERLLGEPARLNENRERAAALATYNQRVTRTLTTLAVHLEDGARSNAPGISEIIRQINNTLESLAHAIESGLQDSAIAELTSNLRQLESVVANANVDASKELGLTPSPEKLIWTQIAKTVAEIQAMVLALDMPNHQQLASLAI; translated from the coding sequence ATGAGCAAGTCGCGAAATTTCGCAAACAGCCTGATCGAAAAGATCACTCTACGCCCCGACGTAAGCCGGGCTCTGCGCTCGACCGTGGCGTTTACGATTCCGCTGATCGTTTGTCACTGGCTCGGTCGGCCCCAGGAGGCCGTCTTCATGGCCATGGTCGCGCAAAATCTATCGCTCCAGGATTTGCGCGGAGCTTATCCCGTCCGTTTTAGCATTCTGGCCGTGATGGCCCTTGTGGCCGCCGGTTCGACCCTGCTGGGCGTCCTGACCGCGAACAGCACCCTTTCCGCCACCTTGGCGATGGGAGCCATTGCCCTGCTCGGTGGTTGCTGGCGGCATCTGAGCGCTGATTACGGCCCCAGTGCCGCAATCTTTTCCACCCTCATGTTCCTGCTCGGTCTTTCCCAGCCCGGTGGCTGGCCTGTCGGTATTCATCTGCTCGGATTGGTGGCCCTCGGCGCTGCAATCGCCACGGTGATGCAGGTTGGTTTCTGGCTCTTCCGCCCACAACATCCCTCACGTTACGCCGTTGCAGAAACCTGGGTGGCCTTGTCCGATCTGATTGCCAGCATGCAACCCAGTGCAAAAACCAACGATCCTCTTCGCAACGAGCCCTTCGCCGCCCGCGAGCGGGAACTCAGGGTTTCTTTGGATCGCACGTTCCTGATTCTCGGTGCTGCGGAAAAACATCTTCAATCACCGCTCCTTAAGCATCTGGAGGCAATGCGGCGCGAGGTCGTGCATTTCGCGATGCGCATTCTAGCCCTCAACACCTCGCTCGAACCGATCATCAACCGACCGGACTTCGCACGAACCCTTCCCGTTCTAGACTCCGTTTTGAAGACTCTCAGCGAAACCACACGCTCAGTAGCTGTTACTCTCATTGTATATCGTCAGGAAAATTTCGCCGCCAGTCGGGTGCGCTTGCGGCGTTGTCAGCATCTCATCCGGGTACTCGATGAACAAATCGCGGCGATTTCGACAGACAGTGACATCAGCCAACTGCGCGTCAGCCTGGAGCAGATCGCCCGGGTTCTCCCCCGCGTTAGTGCTGCTCTGGGTGAAACCGTTGACCACAGCCCCGCGCGCCTGCGCTTTCCTTCAGCACTGCCCGAATTGAGCTCCCGCTCGATTCACTCCCTGGCAGGCTGGATCAATCCAGCGACGCAACTGGACCCCGTGTTGTTGCGCCATTCCGCCCGCATGGCCGTGCTGACCATGTTTGCTGTGGCACTCTACAAGGGATTTGCCATCCATCGCGGCTATTGGATTGCCTTTACGATTATGGTCGTGCTCCAGCCCGATTACGGTTCAACCCGCCAGCGTGCCGGGGCGCGCATAGGCGGCACAGTCACTGGCGTTATTCTGGCCAGCTTGCTGTTCTGGATCCAACTGCCGCTTTTCCTGCTCGATGGGATGGCAGCCTTGATGTCCTTCGGATTCGCTTACTTTTTAAGGCGCAAATACTGGGTCGCAATCTTCTTTGTCACCATAATGATTGTCATCCTCACCGATACCACGGGACCGGTTCATGCCGATTTCACCATCGCCCGACTCCTCTCCACCTTGCTCGGTGGCGCTCTCGCCTTGGTAGCTGCCCTGCTCTTCTGGCCAGATTGGGAGCGGGAAAAGTTTCCAGCCCTGCTGGCTGCGGCAGTCCGCGCCAACCGCAACTATATTGATGCCATGTCCGTCTGGTTGGGTGTGGCTGAGTCTACAAAGACCACTCCGCTAATGGCCAAACGACGGGCGGAAAATGCCAACCGCTTTGCCGCCGCCTCACTGGAACGGCTCCTGGGCGAGCCTGCCCGTCTCAATGAAAACCGGGAACGCGCCGCAGCGCTGGCCACCTACAACCAGCGGGTGACCCGCACACTCACCACCCTTGCGGTCCATCTGGAGGACGGCGCCAGAAGCAATGCTCCGGGCATCTCGGAAATCATTCGGCAGATCAACAACACGTTGGAAAGTCTGGCGCATGCCATCGAGAGTGGTCTCCAGGACTCTGCAATCGCTGAATTGACCTCGAACCTGCGGCAATTGGAATCAGTCGTTGCCAACGCCAACGTGGATGCTTCCAAAGAACTTGGCCTCACACCATCCCCCGAAAAGCTGATTTGGACTCAAATCGCTAAAACAGTTGCTGAGATTCAGGCCATGGTGCTGGCACTGGACATGCCCAACCACCAACAACTCGCGTCACTCGCTATTTAA
- a CDS encoding RCC1 domain-containing protein: MTRVRLLTHVLYVVGLFLSESAFASGLPAGQVVSWGTVVLPYLPPGKSFTNIAAGGHHNLGILNDGTVLGWGCNDSGQVAIPNGLSNVVAVAGGRDYTVDTFGHSLALKSDGTVVAWGYGYVGQTNVPAGLSNVVSISAGLDFSLALKSDGTLVTWGSIGSQTGLSNIVAISAGGGWTHGGGHAMALANDGSVFAWGDNSFNMATVPAGLSNVIAISAGGTHNLVLKSDGTVIAWGNTASGQTNVPSGLTNVIAIAAGGSNSLALKRDGTVVAWGDNSKGQTNVPPGLSNVVSIASGFSHCVALTSDGKIVAWGNNDFGSANAPGALNDVVTAAGGGNFTLALRKNGTVAGWGLLPLPNGLSNITAISAGSFHALALRNDHSVTAWGLNQNGQTNVPTGLMNVIGIAAGGLDYSSGFSLALKGDGTVVAWGLGLNGQTNVIAGLSNVTSIAAGGTHGLALKQDGSVIAWGSNSAGQTNVPPTVTNVIAISAGGAHSLALKADGSVVSWGDVPGLNGLTNIVAIAAGKHHSVALRADGQVIAWGGNSEGQTNVPVVLGKVAFIAVGGSVDFSNSRYRSYSLAIPVGLQFTSLQVTNHTATFGLRTFAGEQYGVECSTNFIDGGWAELPIGTISGNGFDAFVTDTNAVPPTKFYRLKRL; the protein is encoded by the coding sequence ATGACAAGGGTTCGCCTGCTTACACACGTGTTGTACGTCGTCGGCTTGTTTCTTTCAGAATCAGCATTTGCCAGCGGGTTACCTGCCGGACAAGTGGTCAGTTGGGGCACTGTTGTATTGCCTTATCTGCCTCCGGGGAAATCATTCACCAATATTGCCGCGGGGGGCCATCATAACCTCGGTATTCTGAACGATGGCACGGTTCTCGGTTGGGGGTGCAATGATTCCGGGCAGGTGGCCATTCCGAATGGCCTCAGCAATGTTGTTGCCGTTGCCGGCGGACGCGATTACACGGTTGACACCTTTGGCCATTCGCTGGCTCTCAAAAGTGATGGAACCGTGGTGGCATGGGGATACGGCTACGTTGGGCAAACCAATGTCCCGGCGGGACTGAGTAATGTTGTTTCGATTTCCGCCGGACTGGATTTCAGCCTGGCGCTGAAAAGTGACGGAACTCTCGTTACATGGGGCAGCATTGGTTCCCAAACAGGACTGAGCAACATTGTCGCCATTTCTGCTGGTGGAGGTTGGACCCATGGCGGGGGACACGCCATGGCACTGGCGAACGATGGTTCGGTTTTCGCCTGGGGGGACAATTCGTTTAACATGGCAACCGTTCCGGCCGGTTTAAGCAATGTAATCGCCATCAGCGCCGGGGGAACTCACAATCTGGTTCTCAAGAGTGATGGCACCGTCATCGCGTGGGGAAACACTGCATCCGGCCAAACCAATGTCCCGTCCGGCCTGACGAATGTGATCGCCATCGCTGCTGGTGGATCCAACAGTCTGGCATTGAAAAGGGACGGCACCGTGGTTGCATGGGGGGACAATTCAAAGGGCCAGACAAATGTTCCTCCCGGTTTGAGCAACGTGGTCTCCATCGCCTCCGGCTTCAGCCACTGCGTTGCCCTTACGAGTGATGGAAAAATTGTGGCATGGGGCAACAATGATTTCGGCTCCGCAAACGCACCGGGTGCGTTGAACGATGTTGTTACAGCTGCAGGTGGTGGCAACTTTACCCTGGCACTCAGGAAGAATGGAACTGTTGCCGGTTGGGGCCTGCTGCCTTTACCTAACGGTTTAAGCAATATTACCGCCATCTCAGCCGGTTCTTTCCATGCACTGGCCCTCAGAAACGACCATTCCGTGACTGCCTGGGGATTGAATCAGAATGGCCAAACCAACGTGCCAACCGGGTTGATGAATGTTATTGGCATTGCTGCTGGTGGATTGGATTACAGCAGTGGATTCAGTCTGGCGCTAAAGGGCGACGGCACTGTGGTTGCGTGGGGACTTGGTCTCAACGGGCAAACCAATGTCATTGCAGGGTTGAGTAATGTAACTTCGATCGCGGCGGGCGGTACGCATGGACTTGCCTTGAAACAGGATGGTAGCGTCATCGCCTGGGGCAGCAATAGCGCCGGTCAAACCAACGTTCCTCCAACCGTCACTAATGTAATCGCCATTTCTGCCGGTGGGGCTCACAGTCTTGCGTTAAAGGCCGACGGTTCGGTAGTGAGTTGGGGCGACGTTCCCGGGCTGAATGGATTGACAAATATCGTCGCGATCGCTGCTGGCAAACATCACAGCGTCGCTTTGAGGGCAGATGGACAAGTTATCGCGTGGGGTGGAAACTCCGAAGGGCAGACGAATGTTCCAGTTGTATTAGGCAAAGTTGCCTTCATCGCAGTCGGTGGTAGCGTGGATTTCAGCAACTCACGGTATCGCAGTTACAGTTTGGCCATTCCAGTGGGCCTGCAATTTACTTCGTTGCAAGTAACGAACCATACTGCGACCTTCGGTCTCCGGACTTTTGCTGGTGAGCAGTATGGAGTGGAATGCTCGACCAATTTCATCGACGGTGGTTGGGCTGAACTGCCGATTGGGACGATTTCGGGAAATGGGTTTGATGCGTTTGTCACGGATACGAATGCTGTGCCTCCCACGAAATTTTATCGTTTGAAGCGATTGTAG
- a CDS encoding sugar phosphate isomerase/epimerase family protein translates to MSQNLFPKLHNAMWPGLVGKGSPGAEPSIDLDTMLDLTAKAEVNGVKFDGVDLFLFDPHVSIDSSDDDLKKLADKIRKKGFVVGSVVAPVWPPTGGGSAMGGDEDRKKFVDQVKKACRIAKKLRDLDIRPYGVVRIDSAAGVTDWEKDPKGNTKKIAKTFKEAAKVAKDHGERLAAEGEICWGGMHSWKYMVQLLEEVGQPKVVGFQADMAHTLLYTLGYNAPEHRIVPTKYHWEPDQFHTAMKKMTKALRPWTMDFHVAQNDATVKGSGSHDKTGRHCLATDPNGKLNIARDAGYWMRDDAGKVTKKFKHICWDGCMFPNEVMHKQETWNNILASMIQVRENHGWA, encoded by the coding sequence ATGAGCCAAAATCTTTTTCCAAAATTGCACAACGCCATGTGGCCCGGTCTCGTCGGCAAAGGCAGCCCCGGTGCTGAACCTTCCATCGATCTCGATACCATGCTTGACCTCACCGCCAAGGCCGAAGTCAACGGTGTCAAATTCGATGGCGTCGATCTCTTCCTCTTCGATCCCCACGTCAGCATTGATTCCAGCGATGACGATCTGAAAAAACTCGCCGACAAAATTCGCAAAAAGGGTTTCGTGGTCGGTTCTGTCGTCGCACCAGTTTGGCCTCCCACCGGCGGTGGTTCAGCCATGGGCGGTGATGAAGACCGTAAGAAATTTGTCGACCAGGTCAAGAAGGCTTGCCGCATCGCCAAAAAATTGCGTGATCTCGATATTCGTCCCTACGGCGTCGTTCGCATCGACTCCGCAGCCGGCGTCACCGATTGGGAAAAAGATCCCAAAGGCAACACGAAGAAGATCGCAAAAACTTTCAAGGAAGCTGCCAAGGTCGCCAAGGATCATGGCGAACGTCTCGCGGCCGAAGGCGAAATCTGCTGGGGCGGCATGCACAGTTGGAAATACATGGTTCAACTCCTCGAAGAAGTCGGTCAACCCAAGGTCGTCGGCTTCCAGGCAGACATGGCCCACACCCTTCTCTACACTCTCGGCTATAACGCCCCTGAACACCGTATTGTCCCCACTAAGTATCACTGGGAACCGGATCAATTCCATACGGCGATGAAGAAAATGACGAAGGCACTGCGCCCATGGACCATGGACTTCCACGTCGCTCAAAATGACGCCACGGTAAAAGGTTCTGGCTCACACGACAAAACCGGCCGCCACTGCCTTGCCACTGACCCCAACGGCAAATTAAACATTGCCCGCGATGCCGGCTACTGGATGCGCGACGATGCCGGCAAGGTCACCAAAAAGTTCAAGCACATCTGTTGGGACGGTTGCATGTTTCCCAATGAAGTCATGCATAAACAGGAAACCTGGAACAATATCCTGGCCTCCATGATTCAAGTCCGCGAAAACCACGGCTGGGCCTGA
- a CDS encoding GxxExxY protein has product MSDIMRLCDVIRETGYAIHRYHRNGHVEKIYENALVNRLRKQGLEVQQQHPLQVFDEDGALLGNFSADLLVENQLIVELKAVRAVVDEHVAQLLGYLRASRIEHGLLINFGAGKFQIKKYIINDVIEKF; this is encoded by the coding sequence ATGAGTGACATCATGCGTCTGTGCGATGTGATAAGAGAAACGGGATATGCGATTCATCGTTATCACCGTAACGGCCACGTGGAAAAGATTTACGAGAACGCCTTGGTAAACCGCCTGCGGAAGCAAGGCCTCGAGGTGCAACAGCAACATCCATTACAAGTATTTGATGAAGATGGAGCCTTGTTGGGCAACTTTTCCGCAGATCTCCTTGTGGAAAACCAGTTAATCGTAGAATTGAAAGCAGTCCGCGCCGTCGTAGATGAACATGTGGCACAGTTATTGGGATACCTTCGTGCATCAAGAATCGAACACGGCTTGCTAATCAACTTCGGAGCAGGAAAATTCCAGATCAAAAAATACATCATCAACGACGTAATAGAAAAATTTTAA
- a CDS encoding Gfo/Idh/MocA family protein, with translation MKPLNVGLIGYGFMGRTHSNAFRKVNNFFDLEYQPVLKAICARDGEKATAFAKKWGYESVETDWRKLIARDDIDLIDIATPNNTHAEIAMAAAKAGKMILCEKPLSMNGPEGEKMVAAIKKAGVPNMVWYNYRRVPAVTLAKQLIDEGKLGRIFHYRAKFLQDWTISKDLPQGGAGLWRLDVKAAGSGVTGDLLAHCIDTAIWLNGSINTVTAMTETFIKERKHTLTGKVQKVGIDDACAFLARFNNGSLATFESTRYARGHKALYTFEINGENASIAWDLHDLHRLQYFDHRDEGRTRGWRSIHVTDPDQPYMKNWWVPGLQIGYEHTFIHQVADFLKSLESTKSAHPDFRDALETQYVCDAVLKSAKTGKWEKVPKLK, from the coding sequence ATGAAACCATTAAATGTAGGTCTTATCGGTTACGGCTTTATGGGCCGTACGCACTCCAATGCCTTCCGCAAGGTCAATAATTTCTTCGACCTGGAATATCAACCCGTCCTTAAGGCCATCTGCGCGCGTGACGGCGAAAAAGCCACTGCTTTCGCGAAGAAGTGGGGTTACGAATCTGTCGAAACCGATTGGCGCAAACTTATCGCCCGCGATGACATCGATCTCATCGATATTGCCACACCGAATAACACCCACGCCGAAATCGCCATGGCTGCTGCCAAAGCTGGCAAAATGATCCTCTGCGAGAAGCCGCTTTCCATGAATGGCCCCGAAGGCGAAAAGATGGTGGCTGCGATCAAAAAAGCCGGCGTGCCAAACATGGTTTGGTATAACTATCGCCGCGTCCCTGCCGTAACCCTCGCCAAACAACTCATCGATGAAGGAAAGCTCGGTCGCATCTTCCATTACCGCGCCAAGTTCCTCCAGGACTGGACCATCTCCAAAGACCTCCCTCAAGGCGGCGCCGGGCTCTGGCGTCTGGATGTCAAAGCCGCTGGCAGCGGTGTGACGGGCGATCTTCTGGCACACTGCATCGACACCGCCATCTGGCTCAACGGCAGCATCAACACTGTGACCGCGATGACGGAAACCTTCATCAAGGAACGCAAGCATACGCTTACCGGCAAGGTTCAAAAAGTTGGCATCGATGACGCCTGCGCATTCCTGGCCCGCTTCAACAACGGCTCGCTCGCCACGTTCGAATCGACTCGTTACGCCCGCGGTCACAAGGCGCTCTACACCTTCGAAATTAACGGTGAAAACGCCTCTATCGCCTGGGATCTCCACGATCTGCATCGCCTGCAATATTTTGATCACCGCGACGAAGGCCGTACTCGCGGCTGGCGTTCCATCCATGTGACCGATCCCGACCAGCCCTACATGAAGAACTGGTGGGTGCCCGGCCTCCAAATTGGTTACGAGCATACCTTCATTCATCAGGTGGCGGATTTCCTGAAGAGCCTGGAATCCACCAAGAGCGCCCATCCCGATTTCCGCGACGCCCTGGAAACCCAATACGTTTGCGACGCCGTTCTGAAGTCCGCCAAAACCGGCAAATGGGAAAAAGTGCCTAAACTGAAGTAA